One window of Dyadobacter sandarakinus genomic DNA carries:
- the dgoD gene encoding galactonate dehydratase, whose protein sequence is MKQTKMSRRSAIESVLGIAAAGTMLLPKNSYAAPPQPFREYGKVKITKLETFLVKPRWIFLKIHTDAGIVGLGEPLLEGRALTIQTAIKEVEPYLLGKDPRAVVHHWQAIYRHAFYRGGPILTSALSGIDQALWDIKGKLLNVPIYELLGGPTRDRVRVYGRASNAEEMKKRKAEGYTVIKTGVARKNPANIVENPSFIRYAADNFASLREAGGPDMDIAIDFHGSVPQQTSKVLIKELEQFQPMFIEEPCQAQNVDTLVDIARGTHLPIATGERIFTKWGFREILEKGAASIVQPDLCHAGGITEGRLIAGMAEAYYVPIAPHNPMGPISLATGIQLAASVPNFLVQEQVTLGEGYLKEPFKLQKDGTVMVPVKPGLGIELDEDQMKDKIGHDWKNPESYNALDGSVVDW, encoded by the coding sequence ATGAAACAAACCAAAATGTCCCGCCGCTCAGCCATTGAATCTGTGCTGGGTATTGCGGCTGCGGGTACCATGCTGCTGCCCAAAAACTCCTATGCTGCGCCTCCGCAACCTTTCAGGGAATACGGCAAAGTAAAGATCACGAAGCTCGAAACTTTCCTGGTTAAACCCCGGTGGATATTCCTGAAAATCCACACCGATGCCGGCATTGTGGGCCTTGGCGAACCCCTGCTGGAAGGCCGTGCCCTGACCATTCAGACGGCGATCAAGGAAGTGGAGCCGTACCTGCTGGGAAAGGACCCGAGGGCGGTTGTACATCACTGGCAGGCCATTTATCGCCATGCATTTTACCGGGGCGGCCCCATCCTGACGAGTGCCCTCAGCGGGATTGATCAGGCGCTCTGGGATATCAAAGGCAAGCTCCTCAACGTACCGATATACGAACTTCTGGGCGGTCCTACCCGCGACCGGGTGCGGGTATATGGCCGGGCCTCCAATGCAGAGGAAATGAAAAAGCGGAAGGCCGAAGGCTACACCGTTATTAAAACCGGAGTTGCCAGGAAGAACCCTGCCAACATTGTTGAAAACCCCTCATTTATCAGATATGCTGCGGACAACTTTGCTTCACTCCGGGAAGCCGGCGGTCCCGATATGGACATTGCCATCGACTTTCATGGGTCGGTGCCCCAGCAAACCTCCAAGGTGCTGATCAAAGAGCTTGAACAGTTTCAGCCTATGTTTATTGAAGAACCCTGCCAGGCGCAGAATGTGGATACGCTGGTTGATATTGCCCGCGGCACCCACCTGCCCATTGCGACCGGCGAGCGGATTTTTACCAAATGGGGCTTTCGCGAGATCCTCGAAAAAGGAGCTGCAAGCATTGTTCAGCCCGATCTCTGCCACGCCGGCGGCATCACCGAAGGCCGGCTGATTGCGGGCATGGCAGAAGCCTACTATGTACCCATTGCGCCGCACAATCCGATGGGTCCTATTTCACTGGCTACCGGCATTCAGCTCGCAGCCAGCGTACCCAATTTTCTTGTACAGGAGCAGGTAACCCTGGGTGAAGGCTATCTGAAAGAACCATTTAAGCTACAAAAAGACGGAACCGTAATGGTACCTGTGAAGCCCGGACTGGGCATTGAGCTGGACGAAGACCAGATGAAGGATAAGATAGGCCACGACTGGAAAAACCCGGAGTCGTACAATGCGCTCGACGGGTCGGTTGTGGACTGGTAA
- a CDS encoding outer membrane protein assembly factor BamB family protein, producing MNKTTTLLALLLLAGALGTTFRQSEREDTDWPVYGGNHAGNRYSPLTQINRTNVQNLKLAWTYDTGENKDPSERGMDMQCQPIVVNGIMYGTTPYLKLFAADAATGKELWKFDPFEGKRPRLHPVRGVTYWSDGADKRILYTAGAALYAVNAETGKLISSFGKNGEVDFHEGLGDEKTYGYNLDNFNIRNTTPGVVYKDLFITGSSVSEGGDALPGHIRAFDVRTGKLAWVFRTIPLPGEYGYETWSEDSYRKLGGANCWAGMVLDEKRGMVFLGTGSPSVDFYGGARKGTNLFANCVIALDAGTGKRIWHFQTVHHDLWDRDIPCPPNLITVKHQGKSIDAVAQATKDGYIFVFDRDTGKPLFPIKEVPAPTAGALPGEHPWPTQPVPVKPAPFAKQNLTEAEITTRTPEAHAYVSDRFANSTKGPKNLPPSLTGGLLYGIGGGAEWGGTAADPGGIMYVNGNNMLWWLKMRDSREKAEGQTASRGHVLFNTNCAACHATDSKSGASTASQAYPVLKDIGKRMSREQISALLETGRGRMPSFQHIAKEDRQAIIGFLLHMENKPAPGDVHAQTAQTGPVNNAAFPYMPPYINNGNVQFRDQDNYPAIKPPWGTLNAVDLNTGEYLWKVPLGEYPELSRKGVPATGTENHGGPVVTAGGLLFIAATYDEKMRAFDTRTGKIVWEYQLPAGGFATPITYMASGRQYVVIAAGGTRYGLKSGGKYVAFALP from the coding sequence ATGAATAAAACGACCACACTGCTCGCCCTGCTGCTGCTGGCCGGTGCCCTCGGGACGACTTTCCGTCAGTCGGAGCGTGAAGACACAGACTGGCCGGTGTATGGGGGCAACCATGCAGGCAACCGTTACTCGCCGCTTACGCAGATTAACCGTACGAACGTTCAGAACCTTAAACTTGCCTGGACTTACGACACGGGTGAAAACAAGGACCCGTCGGAGCGGGGAATGGATATGCAGTGCCAGCCGATTGTCGTGAACGGTATTATGTATGGTACTACCCCATACCTGAAACTTTTCGCTGCCGATGCTGCCACCGGGAAAGAGCTCTGGAAATTCGATCCGTTTGAAGGAAAGCGGCCGCGGCTGCATCCGGTCAGGGGAGTTACTTACTGGTCCGACGGTGCCGACAAGCGTATCTTGTACACTGCCGGCGCTGCCCTGTATGCGGTCAATGCCGAAACCGGCAAGCTGATTTCTTCTTTTGGTAAAAACGGGGAAGTCGATTTCCACGAAGGTCTGGGAGATGAAAAAACATACGGCTACAACCTGGATAACTTCAACATCCGGAACACGACGCCGGGAGTGGTTTACAAAGATCTGTTCATTACTGGCTCGTCCGTTTCCGAGGGAGGAGATGCATTGCCCGGGCATATCAGGGCATTTGATGTGCGTACCGGAAAGCTGGCCTGGGTTTTCAGGACCATTCCGCTGCCGGGGGAGTACGGGTACGAAACCTGGTCGGAAGACTCGTACAGGAAGCTGGGTGGTGCCAACTGCTGGGCCGGAATGGTACTGGACGAAAAAAGGGGAATGGTTTTCCTGGGTACTGGCTCACCTTCAGTTGATTTTTACGGAGGGGCACGCAAGGGTACCAATCTGTTTGCGAACTGTGTAATCGCCCTGGATGCGGGGACAGGCAAAAGAATCTGGCATTTCCAAACCGTCCACCATGATCTCTGGGACCGTGATATTCCGTGTCCGCCCAACCTCATCACGGTGAAGCACCAGGGAAAAAGCATTGATGCAGTGGCCCAGGCGACCAAGGACGGGTATATTTTTGTATTTGACCGCGATACGGGTAAGCCGCTTTTTCCCATCAAAGAAGTACCCGCACCCACAGCCGGTGCCTTACCCGGCGAGCATCCCTGGCCTACACAGCCCGTGCCGGTGAAGCCAGCACCTTTTGCCAAACAAAACCTGACGGAAGCGGAAATCACCACGCGTACGCCTGAGGCCCATGCCTATGTGTCGGACCGGTTTGCCAACAGTACAAAAGGACCTAAAAACCTGCCTCCAAGCCTTACAGGAGGCTTGTTGTATGGTATCGGCGGAGGTGCGGAGTGGGGCGGCACAGCGGCGGACCCGGGTGGTATCATGTATGTCAATGGAAACAACATGCTCTGGTGGCTCAAAATGCGCGACAGCCGGGAGAAGGCCGAAGGTCAGACTGCATCCAGGGGACACGTACTTTTTAATACCAACTGCGCGGCCTGCCATGCTACCGACAGCAAAAGCGGCGCCAGTACGGCCTCGCAGGCTTACCCGGTTTTGAAAGACATCGGCAAGCGCATGAGCCGTGAGCAAATCAGCGCATTGCTGGAAACAGGCCGCGGCCGGATGCCATCGTTCCAGCATATTGCAAAGGAAGACAGGCAGGCGATCATCGGGTTTTTACTCCATATGGAAAACAAGCCGGCGCCCGGCGATGTACATGCACAAACAGCTCAAACCGGTCCGGTAAATAATGCTGCCTTCCCCTATATGCCTCCTTATATCAATAACGGGAATGTGCAGTTTCGCGATCAGGACAATTACCCGGCCATCAAGCCACCCTGGGGTACGCTCAATGCAGTGGACCTCAACACCGGAGAGTATCTCTGGAAGGTGCCGCTTGGCGAGTATCCTGAGCTGAGCAGGAAAGGTGTGCCGGCTACGGGTACCGAAAATCATGGCGGGCCCGTCGTCACGGCAGGCGGGCTGCTGTTTATAGCAGCCACTTATGACGAAAAAATGCGCGCTTTCGACACCAGGACTGGAAAGATCGTATGGGAGTACCAGCTGCCTGCAGGGGGATTTGCAACACCCATTACCTACATGGCCAGCGGCCGGCAGTATGTGGTGATTGCCGCAGGAGGCACGCGGTACGGGCTCAAATCAGGCGGAAAATACGTCGCGTTCGCCTTGCCGTAA
- a CDS encoding RagB/SusD family nutrient uptake outer membrane protein, which yields MKKINILILALSLLTGAGCKDYLEEDTTGLLYGENVLATQAGLESALTGAYKGLGAQWSMGFLHPSANAATLGSDDVTTHPASNKADWREFDQFNVSTTNQRSNAVYNGCYKAIQGANNVINNWEKTTGDAASIAVIVGEAHFIRAFSYYWLTRFWGNIPLVLAGEYSADLLQISKSTPQQVYDLIVADLKVAETNLPDTKRDPGRPNKGSAKAYLADVYLTMAGWPLKQADKYGLAAAKAKEVIDNHAAYGFQLLPTFAAVFENDPASTGTAEAVFQINGFTSGDSGNSTYGLTTMPGEEGGWDDMYAELNFFNAFPAGPRKDATFRTEFGLSGAKIPWQRSLTKHPYYKKWYIKGDISTYQASLPSVMMRYAHVLTIYAEAKARAAGPDQAAYDALNAIRLRGRAAGTKALSSADGLSAAQFADEVVQERAWEFACERTRWFDLVRLEKVEEANANKSPDDLQPIRAITKANYWLPLPYSDTSLNPNL from the coding sequence ATGAAAAAGATCAACATACTCATACTCGCATTGTCGCTCCTGACGGGCGCGGGCTGTAAGGATTACCTGGAAGAAGATACTACCGGGCTGCTTTACGGAGAAAATGTACTTGCCACCCAGGCAGGTCTCGAATCAGCACTGACAGGCGCTTACAAGGGTCTGGGAGCGCAGTGGTCGATGGGTTTTCTGCATCCTTCGGCCAATGCCGCCACCCTCGGCAGCGACGATGTGACCACGCACCCGGCCAGCAACAAGGCCGACTGGCGGGAATTCGACCAGTTTAACGTATCCACCACCAACCAGCGGTCCAATGCTGTATACAACGGTTGCTACAAGGCCATACAGGGCGCCAACAATGTGATCAATAACTGGGAAAAGACGACCGGAGATGCGGCATCCATCGCGGTCATCGTAGGCGAGGCGCACTTTATACGCGCATTTTCCTATTACTGGCTTACGCGTTTCTGGGGAAATATCCCGCTGGTACTGGCCGGCGAGTACTCCGCCGACTTGCTGCAAATAAGCAAATCGACGCCGCAGCAGGTGTACGACCTGATCGTGGCTGACCTGAAAGTGGCCGAAACCAACCTCCCCGATACCAAGCGCGATCCGGGCCGGCCCAACAAAGGTTCGGCCAAGGCATACCTGGCAGATGTGTACCTGACCATGGCGGGCTGGCCATTGAAGCAGGCCGACAAGTACGGGCTCGCTGCCGCAAAGGCCAAGGAAGTAATCGATAACCATGCTGCTTACGGCTTTCAGCTGCTGCCCACATTTGCTGCTGTTTTTGAAAACGACCCGGCTTCCACGGGAACTGCCGAAGCGGTGTTTCAGATCAATGGATTTACCAGCGGCGACTCGGGAAATTCGACGTATGGGTTGACGACCATGCCCGGGGAAGAGGGCGGCTGGGATGATATGTATGCAGAGCTCAACTTCTTCAATGCATTTCCGGCAGGTCCGCGGAAGGATGCTACTTTCAGGACTGAGTTCGGATTGTCAGGTGCAAAAATTCCATGGCAGCGCAGCCTGACAAAGCATCCCTACTATAAAAAGTGGTACATCAAGGGAGATATTTCAACGTACCAGGCGTCATTGCCGTCGGTGATGATGCGGTATGCGCACGTGCTGACCATTTATGCCGAGGCCAAAGCACGTGCCGCCGGGCCTGATCAGGCTGCCTACGATGCATTGAATGCCATTCGCCTCAGAGGACGTGCCGCGGGAACCAAGGCATTATCATCAGCCGATGGCCTGAGCGCCGCCCAGTTTGCCGACGAGGTGGTGCAGGAACGTGCATGGGAGTTTGCCTGCGAAAGAACACGGTGGTTTGATCTGGTAAGATTGGAAAAAGTTGAGGAAGCCAATGCAAATAAAAGTCCTGACGACTTGCAACCCATCCGCGCTATCACCAAGGCCAATTACTGGTTGCCACTGCCTTATTCGGATACTTCCCTGAATCCCAACTTATAG
- a CDS encoding LacI family DNA-binding transcriptional regulator has product MKKVSLKDIAQKAGVSTALVSYVLNGKEKETRVGETIARKIREIARELNYQPNHLAKSLRSGRTHTIGLIIADISNPFFANIARVVEDEAKQNGYTVIIGSCDENADKSWDLLNVLINRQVDGFIIVSCEGSENQVHYLKERSLPFVLLDRHFPDIQTDFVATNNFKASYDAGIHLIRGGYERVGLIAYKSEMYHMVERIRGYRHALADHRIDFNPSWLKEVKFETMEQEVKVAIDEVLALDHRVEALIFATYGLAINGLKYINELRLKVPSDLAIVSFGQAEVFDLYYCPITYLRQPLEMLGKTSVEYLLKKLKNPEEGMKQILMEAKLIARDSSMTKSMWSS; this is encoded by the coding sequence ATGAAAAAGGTTTCCCTCAAAGACATAGCCCAAAAAGCCGGCGTTTCTACCGCCCTGGTTTCCTATGTCCTGAACGGGAAGGAAAAGGAGACCCGGGTGGGGGAAACCATCGCCCGCAAGATCCGTGAGATTGCCCGGGAGCTCAACTACCAGCCCAATCACCTCGCCAAAAGTCTGCGCAGCGGCCGCACGCATACCATCGGGCTGATCATTGCGGATATTTCCAATCCTTTTTTTGCCAACATTGCGCGCGTGGTTGAGGACGAGGCCAAACAAAACGGGTACACGGTGATCATCGGGAGCTGTGATGAAAATGCGGATAAATCCTGGGACCTGCTCAATGTACTTATCAACAGGCAGGTCGATGGATTCATCATTGTTTCCTGCGAGGGTTCTGAAAACCAGGTACATTACCTGAAAGAGCGTAGCCTGCCTTTTGTGCTGCTTGACCGGCATTTTCCCGATATACAAACCGACTTTGTAGCCACCAACAACTTCAAGGCTTCCTACGATGCCGGCATCCACCTCATCCGGGGCGGGTACGAGCGCGTGGGACTGATCGCCTATAAATCCGAAATGTACCACATGGTGGAGCGCATCCGCGGGTACCGGCATGCGCTCGCCGACCACCGGATCGACTTCAATCCAAGCTGGCTGAAAGAGGTAAAGTTTGAAACCATGGAGCAGGAGGTAAAAGTTGCGATAGACGAAGTGCTGGCCCTGGATCATCGGGTGGAGGCATTGATCTTCGCTACTTACGGGCTGGCCATCAATGGTTTGAAGTATATTAATGAGCTGCGTCTGAAAGTACCTTCCGACCTGGCGATTGTCAGCTTCGGACAGGCGGAAGTTTTTGACCTGTACTACTGTCCCATTACCTACCTGCGCCAGCCTCTGGAAATGCTGGGCAAAACGTCCGTCGAGTACCTGCTAAAAAAACTCAAAAACCCGGAAGAAGGCATGAAGCAGATCCTGATGGAAGCAAAGCTGATCGCCCGTGATTCGTCCATGACAAAATCAATGTGGTCATCCTGA
- a CDS encoding mandelate racemase/muconate lactonizing enzyme family protein, giving the protein MERREFLRNTIVGAAAVVAGIPAAKAGLASKMKITKIRYYAAPGYNKPLFNQARGIVEIETDGGISGIGEGGSKDMIEQCAQMMIGEDPFRIEHIWQNIYRGMFYPPGREKLHALGALEMALWDIKGKALNVPVYELLGGATRDYVECYATGFKASKGKTEEERARDCIEAGLRAYRIGPTGGNGDEPFDFYDNVKKTIDFCKRIDEAVGGGGKWAIDLHTRFDMTDGLKICNALEPLEPYFVEDIIRSENPGVYKTVRTMTKVPIAVGEQFGDRWDTNELIENRLIDYTRFTLPNTGGISEFKKLASMCETHYVGMIPHFTGPLATATLVHVLGSSSPARALMELGGGEPERPPYFNEDFINFKNGKLYLNDAPGLGVRFDPKKATFVLEVKEKTKFPHPILKAPDGSIHNW; this is encoded by the coding sequence ATGGAAAGAAGGGAGTTTTTACGAAATACGATCGTGGGAGCCGCGGCAGTCGTGGCAGGGATCCCTGCCGCAAAGGCTGGCCTGGCTTCTAAAATGAAGATTACCAAAATCCGGTACTATGCCGCTCCGGGGTACAACAAGCCGCTCTTCAACCAGGCGCGGGGTATCGTGGAGATCGAGACAGACGGCGGGATCAGCGGCATAGGCGAAGGAGGCAGCAAGGATATGATTGAGCAGTGTGCGCAAATGATGATCGGGGAAGACCCGTTCCGGATCGAGCACATCTGGCAGAATATATACCGCGGCATGTTTTACCCGCCGGGCCGGGAGAAGCTGCATGCGCTCGGCGCGCTCGAAATGGCATTGTGGGACATCAAAGGCAAGGCATTGAACGTGCCGGTGTACGAGCTGCTCGGCGGCGCTACCCGTGACTATGTAGAATGCTATGCCACCGGCTTTAAAGCTTCCAAAGGCAAAACCGAGGAGGAGCGCGCCAGGGACTGCATTGAAGCCGGGCTCAGGGCTTACCGCATTGGCCCTACCGGAGGCAACGGGGACGAGCCTTTTGATTTTTACGATAATGTTAAAAAGACGATTGATTTCTGCAAACGTATTGACGAAGCCGTAGGTGGCGGCGGCAAGTGGGCGATAGACCTGCATACCCGGTTCGATATGACCGACGGGCTGAAAATCTGCAATGCGCTGGAACCCCTTGAACCCTACTTCGTGGAGGACATTATCCGCTCTGAAAACCCGGGGGTGTACAAAACGGTACGTACCATGACCAAGGTGCCGATTGCGGTTGGGGAGCAGTTCGGCGACCGCTGGGATACCAACGAACTGATCGAAAACCGCCTCATCGACTATACCCGCTTTACCCTGCCCAATACCGGCGGAATCAGCGAGTTCAAAAAGCTCGCATCCATGTGCGAGACCCACTACGTAGGCATGATCCCGCACTTCACGGGTCCGCTGGCCACGGCCACACTGGTGCATGTACTGGGTTCCAGCAGTCCTGCCCGGGCGCTCATGGAACTTGGAGGAGGCGAGCCCGAGCGTCCCCCGTACTTCAACGAGGATTTTATCAACTTCAAAAATGGCAAACTGTACCTGAACGATGCGCCGGGACTGGGCGTCAGGTTCGATCCCAAAAAGGCGACGTTCGTCTTGGAAGTGAAAGAAAAAACCAAGTTCCCGCATCCGATCCTGAAAGCGCCGGACGGATCTATTCATAATTGGTAA
- a CDS encoding SusC/RagA family TonB-linked outer membrane protein, whose product MKKVWEVMLFHLLLGSTLAFAQNSTVTGKVTDQDNAALPGVNILLSGTSQGTVSDADGNFTISAPASGSLVFSFIGYESQTIAISNRSTIEVKLMQTSRSLGEVVVVGYGTQRKTDVTGSLAVISTKEFSQQPVTRLDQVLQGRATGVQVTQSNGSPGGDSKIRVRGANSVLGNNDPLYVIDGYIGADYSLLNPADIASLQVLKDAASTSIYGSRGANGVIIITTKKGNKGIKVTYEGQGSFSNVIKTFDLLPAGEFAEIVNARALATGSTPPYTDAQISGYKANGGTDWQDLVYRRGSGTQQQLTVTGGGDKTTFMISGNYVKQNGIVENSNFKRYVFRTNLNTQVSNKLAFRFNLSGAYSKNHNTDGGGALIEALQWAPTTPAYGADGLPTFADPIGSVSRSPLDNLYDRSNDLARMNINAIGGLNYQLPVKGLSLDLQYAINYLDQQNSNFNGPRIANNVPNASRYSSDAVTLQNTNSLNYNVQLGDHSINAVAVLETQQYTNKNFTANATGLRFPQLGYDNIGGNSAASVSSGFQKWTLLSLLGRVNYAFKDKYLLTAAVRRDGSSKFSADNRYSVFPSVAVGWRLSEEAFIKNLNVFSNLKLRGSWGLTGSQAINPYATLSLYNTTYVSFNNNSITAGVIQGNAGNSDLKWETTSQSDAGVEMEFLNGRIHLEADYFHKNTRDLLLNVSIPNYAGGGTQTRNIGEIENKGFEFAVGGTPVQGKRFTWETNLNFSTLKNRVMDLGGLPRIGTGTGAGGGMSITNEFMLMPGQPLGSYWGLKYLGTFKPDEADIAARQGRVPGDPHYEDINGDNSITTDDFQIIGHAFPKVTGGWNNTFTYSGFTLNVFVNGVFGVDKLNYTRAGAMSGSGEARQFLLTEIRDYYRPGNEDSDIPAFTKTYQPFTQSSRFLENGSFVRLKNVSLAYNFPGSLLSGKATVRIFASATNLFTITKYSGPDPESSNVGSGTDTAIGIDRGSYPNAKVFTLGLNLGF is encoded by the coding sequence ATGAAAAAAGTGTGGGAAGTAATGTTGTTTCACCTGCTGCTGGGCAGTACGCTGGCTTTTGCCCAGAACAGCACGGTGACAGGAAAGGTCACAGACCAGGATAATGCAGCCCTCCCGGGCGTGAACATTTTGCTGAGCGGTACCTCGCAGGGGACCGTTTCGGATGCCGACGGAAATTTTACGATCAGTGCTCCTGCGAGCGGCTCCCTCGTATTTTCATTTATCGGGTACGAAAGTCAAACCATTGCGATCAGCAACCGGAGCACGATTGAGGTGAAACTAATGCAGACCTCACGCAGCCTGGGCGAAGTGGTGGTGGTAGGGTACGGAACGCAGCGCAAAACTGACGTAACCGGCTCACTGGCTGTCATATCGACCAAGGAGTTTTCACAGCAGCCTGTGACCCGCCTTGATCAAGTATTGCAGGGACGGGCGACCGGTGTGCAGGTGACCCAGTCAAATGGTTCGCCGGGGGGTGATTCCAAAATCCGTGTGCGGGGTGCGAACTCGGTACTTGGCAACAATGATCCGCTGTATGTGATCGACGGCTACATTGGCGCAGATTACAGCCTGCTCAATCCCGCGGATATCGCCTCTCTGCAGGTATTGAAAGACGCTGCGTCGACTTCCATCTATGGAAGCCGGGGTGCAAACGGGGTCATCATTATTACCACCAAGAAAGGAAATAAGGGGATCAAGGTAACTTACGAGGGGCAGGGAAGCTTTTCCAATGTGATCAAAACATTTGACCTGCTGCCTGCGGGTGAATTTGCAGAGATCGTGAATGCACGGGCGCTTGCAACAGGCTCTACGCCTCCGTATACCGACGCCCAGATTTCGGGCTACAAAGCCAATGGCGGAACCGACTGGCAGGACCTGGTGTACCGGAGGGGCAGTGGTACCCAGCAGCAGCTCACCGTAACCGGCGGTGGCGACAAAACTACTTTCATGATTTCAGGTAATTACGTAAAACAGAATGGAATCGTAGAAAACAGTAATTTCAAGCGCTACGTTTTTCGTACCAACCTGAACACCCAGGTTAGTAACAAGCTGGCATTCCGGTTCAATCTTTCGGGTGCTTATTCCAAAAATCACAATACCGACGGCGGCGGTGCGCTGATTGAAGCCCTGCAATGGGCCCCCACCACGCCTGCCTATGGGGCAGACGGCCTGCCAACCTTTGCCGATCCGATCGGGTCGGTATCGCGCAGTCCGCTCGACAACCTGTACGATCGGTCCAATGATCTTGCCAGAATGAACATCAATGCAATCGGCGGATTAAACTACCAGCTTCCGGTGAAGGGCCTGAGCCTGGATCTTCAGTATGCGATCAACTACCTGGATCAGCAGAACAGCAACTTCAACGGTCCGCGGATTGCCAACAATGTTCCCAATGCATCCCGGTACTCGTCCGATGCCGTCACACTGCAGAATACCAACAGTCTGAACTACAATGTGCAGCTCGGCGACCATTCGATCAATGCAGTGGCGGTGCTTGAAACCCAGCAGTATACCAACAAAAACTTTACTGCCAATGCCACCGGGCTGCGCTTTCCGCAGCTGGGCTACGATAATATCGGCGGTAACTCGGCCGCATCGGTTTCTTCCGGTTTCCAGAAATGGACCCTGTTGTCACTGCTTGGCCGGGTGAATTATGCATTCAAAGACAAATACCTGCTGACTGCTGCGGTACGCCGGGACGGATCGTCCAAGTTCAGTGCTGACAATCGGTACAGCGTGTTCCCGTCGGTGGCAGTGGGCTGGCGGCTTTCGGAGGAAGCGTTTATCAAAAACCTGAATGTATTCAGCAACCTGAAACTGCGCGGGAGCTGGGGACTTACGGGCAGCCAGGCAATCAATCCGTATGCAACCCTGTCGCTGTACAATACGACTTACGTATCATTCAACAACAACAGCATCACGGCCGGTGTGATCCAGGGCAATGCGGGTAACTCCGACCTGAAATGGGAAACCACCAGCCAGAGCGATGCAGGGGTGGAAATGGAATTTCTGAACGGCCGTATTCACCTGGAAGCCGATTATTTCCATAAAAACACCCGGGACCTGCTGCTGAACGTATCCATCCCGAACTATGCAGGCGGCGGTACCCAGACACGCAACATCGGAGAGATCGAGAACAAGGGTTTTGAATTTGCGGTGGGTGGTACACCGGTCCAGGGTAAAAGGTTTACATGGGAAACCAACCTGAACTTTTCGACGCTGAAAAACCGTGTAATGGACCTTGGCGGACTTCCGCGCATCGGTACCGGAACCGGGGCAGGCGGCGGGATGTCTATCACGAATGAATTTATGCTGATGCCAGGTCAGCCGCTGGGCTCTTACTGGGGACTCAAATACCTGGGTACCTTCAAGCCTGATGAGGCAGACATAGCTGCCCGCCAGGGACGCGTGCCGGGTGACCCCCATTATGAGGATATCAATGGGGACAACAGTATCACCACAGACGATTTTCAGATCATCGGTCATGCTTTTCCCAAAGTTACCGGAGGGTGGAACAATACATTTACTTACAGCGGCTTCACGCTGAATGTGTTTGTCAACGGTGTTTTTGGTGTGGATAAACTGAATTATACCCGCGCAGGCGCCATGTCGGGCTCGGGAGAAGCCAGGCAGTTCCTGCTGACCGAGATCCGCGACTACTACCGGCCGGGCAATGAAGATTCGGACATTCCTGCATTTACCAAAACATACCAGCCTTTTACCCAGTCAAGCCGGTTCCTCGAAAACGGAAGCTTTGTAAGGCTCAAAAATGTGTCGCTTGCTTATAACTTCCCGGGCTCGCTGTTGAGCGGTAAGGCAACTGTTCGCATCTTCGCCAGCGCTACCAACCTGTTTACCATCACCAAATACTCCGGCCCGGATCCCGAATCAAGCAATGTAGGCTCGGGCACCGACACGGCCATCGGCATTGACCGGGGCTCATATCCGAATGCAAAAGTTTTCACGCTGGGGCTGAACCTGGGATTTTGA